From Acinetobacter sp. ASP199, the proteins below share one genomic window:
- a CDS encoding PepSY-associated TM helix domain-containing protein, translated as MKIRTDIIRHAKVLHTWVGISTGILLFICFFAGGLSMFQHELSKWATPARQNLSEIQLSQYNELVRQAQAEYPETLKSFQLNFDSKEFHHAPMQWQAPVESPMQAGVDLYQNAMLASLNADGHLQVEQENLSKLGWLIEQLHETAGIPGSLGEHTLGMYVMGFVAVLYFLALMTGLIVLLPTLVKDFFAIRPGKNKKRFWLDAHNVIGITSLPFHIIICVTVISFAYHDVIYDAIGGLVSKDKPLSARPAATKVVEPLDTLDVERIIANIQRQAPDYQVSSISFNHLDNPAKASARANLYSANQMLRGDLYDVMMFNPYQTEAYKTNNLNTHATPMDQVVRSMFSLHFGNYGGDFTRWLYFIFGISGAFLFYSGNILWIESRIKRQKNPENLPPKQRKDVHFIANLSIGACLGCVFAVVVSMALGRWGSLAQTNLQSMNHLMVYSYYAVFLLTIVFCFIRGAGKALPPVLASIAMVLILIAPVSLVTSWLSDVSMPLWWIDLIAILFALIFYRFYQQAKQRRATAEQGSIWS; from the coding sequence GTGAAAATCCGTACCGATATTATTCGCCATGCCAAAGTCTTACATACATGGGTTGGTATTAGCACTGGCATTTTATTGTTCATTTGCTTTTTTGCAGGTGGACTCAGCATGTTCCAACATGAGCTGAGTAAATGGGCGACACCTGCCAGGCAAAATCTGAGTGAAATTCAGCTCAGTCAATACAATGAATTGGTGCGTCAAGCACAAGCAGAATATCCTGAAACTTTAAAAAGTTTTCAGCTTAATTTTGATTCTAAAGAATTTCATCATGCACCAATGCAATGGCAAGCACCTGTCGAAAGTCCAATGCAAGCGGGTGTAGATTTATATCAAAATGCGATGCTTGCTAGTTTAAATGCAGATGGGCATTTACAGGTCGAGCAGGAAAATTTATCCAAATTGGGCTGGCTCATTGAGCAACTGCATGAAACAGCAGGCATTCCTGGTTCATTGGGTGAGCATACCTTGGGTATGTATGTCATGGGGTTTGTTGCAGTTTTATATTTCTTGGCATTGATGACCGGTTTAATTGTGCTATTACCGACATTGGTGAAAGACTTTTTTGCCATTCGACCCGGTAAAAACAAAAAGCGTTTTTGGCTAGATGCACATAATGTGATTGGCATTACTAGCTTACCTTTTCATATCATTATTTGCGTCACAGTGATTTCATTTGCCTATCACGATGTGATTTATGATGCGATTGGTGGTTTGGTTTCTAAAGATAAGCCACTTTCAGCACGACCTGCTGCAACCAAAGTCGTTGAGCCTTTAGATACCTTAGACGTTGAACGGATTATTGCCAATATTCAGCGTCAAGCACCTGATTATCAAGTGAGCTCTATCAGTTTTAATCATTTAGACAACCCTGCTAAAGCTTCAGCACGTGCCAACTTATATAGTGCAAATCAAATGCTACGTGGTGATCTTTATGATGTCATGATGTTTAATCCTTATCAAACCGAAGCCTATAAAACCAATAACCTAAATACGCATGCCACACCGATGGATCAAGTGGTACGTTCCATGTTTAGTCTGCATTTTGGTAATTATGGTGGTGACTTTACCCGTTGGCTGTATTTTATTTTTGGCATCAGTGGCGCGTTTTTATTTTATTCTGGCAATATTTTATGGATCGAATCGCGGATTAAGCGTCAGAAAAATCCTGAAAATCTACCACCAAAACAACGTAAAGATGTACATTTTATTGCTAACTTAAGTATTGGTGCATGTTTAGGTTGTGTGTTTGCAGTGGTTGTCAGTATGGCATTAGGTCGTTGGGGGAGTTTAGCTCAGACGAATTTGCAAAGTATGAACCACTTGATGGTTTATAGTTATTATGCGGTCTTTTTACTGACAATTGTGTTTTGCTTTATCCGCGGTGCAGGCAAAGCACTGCCTCCGGTATTGGCAAGTATTGCTATGGTTTTGATTTTGATTGCACCTGTTAGTTTAGTCACCAGTTGGCTATCCGATGTGAGCATGCCGTTATGGTGGATTGATCTCATAGCGATCTTATTTGCACTGATTTTCTATAGATTTTATCAACAGGCAAAACAGCGTAGGGCAACTGCAGAGCAGGGTAGTATTTGGTCTTAA
- a CDS encoding IS5 family transposase (programmed frameshift), with amino-acid sequence MRYQNLNRFSDSEFKRLVGVPRAVFTEMVEVLEKAESLKKKSGRPHTLAIEDQLLLTLNYLRNYSTQLELAAHYHIAESNVNRTIKKVEDALMRSRRFTLPKRSLTTTDERFNWVIIDATECSIERPKKNQSKFYSGKKKKHTLKAQVIYHPKSKQIIGLDISYGSQHDIKLARKTVKKFKHCEYVMTDLGYYGLEQDGFKLLMPIKKKKNFPLFEVEKKYNKMIGKIRVVIEHINSQLKTFRILSERYRNKRKRFGLRINLIAALVNRINLQ; translated from the exons ATGAGATATCAGAACTTAAACCGTTTTTCAGATTCTGAATTCAAGCGCTTAGTTGGCGTACCTCGAGCAGTTTTTACCGAAATGGTCGAGGTTTTAGAAAAAGCAGAATCACTCAAAAAGAAATCAGGCCGTCCTCATACTTTAGCCATAGAGGATCAATTGTTATTAACACTCAATTACTTACGAAATTATAGCACTCAATTGGAGTTAGCAGCACACTATCATATTGCTGAAAGTAATGTGAACCGAACCATTAAAAAGGTTGAAGATGCCTTAATGAGATCAAGACGTTTTACTCTGCCAAAACGAAGCCTTACCACAACAGACGAACGCTTTAACTGGGTCATTATTGATGCGACAGAATGTTCAATAGAACGCCCG AAAAAAAATCAGAGTAAGTTCTATAGTGGTAAAAAGAAGAAACATACGCTTAAAGCCCAAGTGATCTACCATCCTAAGAGTAAACAAATCATAGGATTAGATATATCGTATGGCAGTCAGCATGACATTAAATTGGCAAGGAAAACGGTTAAGAAATTCAAACATTGTGAATATGTTATGACTGATTTAGGGTACTACGGATTAGAGCAAGATGGCTTTAAATTATTGATGCCCATAAAGAAAAAAAAGAATTTTCCTTTATTTGAAGTTGAGAAAAAGTACAATAAAATGATTGGAAAAATACGCGTTGTGATCGAACACATTAATAGTCAATTGAAAACATTTAGAATCTTAAGTGAACGCTATCGAAATAAACGGAAAAGATTCGGTTTACGCATCAACTTAATTGCTGCACTGGTAAACCGAATCAACTTGCAATAA
- a CDS encoding alpha/beta fold hydrolase encodes MAVKNTKKPEINEIQFKSGNSYCSGTLYKPTTNGPYPIIVMGHGLGSVRVMRLPAYAERFVEAGYGCLLFDYRHFGTSGGEPRQLLDINKQLEDWRSALSFVRTQKDVVQSKIVIWGTSFGGGHVLTTAANDHSIAAVISQCPFTDGLASSLATSPISSIKVTALALTDRIGAIFGAKPIMVASAGKPHSAALMTAKDCEDGYLQLVPENSEFRNYVAARFALDLLTYFPGKFTSKIQCPVLFCVCETDSVAPAKTTLKHAQKTPQKEIKIYSEGHFDIYVNQGFEKVIHDQIDFLNRTVSAN; translated from the coding sequence ATGGCAGTAAAAAATACTAAGAAGCCAGAAATCAATGAAATACAATTTAAATCTGGAAACTCTTATTGCAGTGGAACGCTTTATAAACCCACTACAAATGGACCATATCCGATCATTGTGATGGGACATGGCCTAGGCTCAGTCCGTGTGATGCGCTTGCCTGCTTATGCTGAAAGATTTGTTGAGGCAGGATATGGATGCTTGCTTTTTGATTATCGTCACTTTGGTACAAGTGGTGGTGAACCTCGCCAGTTATTGGATATCAATAAGCAATTGGAGGACTGGCGTTCAGCCTTGAGTTTTGTTCGTACTCAGAAAGATGTTGTTCAATCTAAAATTGTGATTTGGGGGACATCATTTGGTGGTGGGCATGTTCTTACTACTGCTGCAAATGATCATTCAATTGCAGCAGTAATATCTCAATGCCCATTTACAGATGGTTTAGCTTCTAGCTTAGCAACCAGTCCAATCAGCTCAATTAAAGTTACTGCACTTGCTTTAACAGATCGAATAGGTGCTATTTTTGGTGCAAAACCTATTATGGTTGCATCGGCTGGGAAACCGCACAGTGCGGCATTAATGACAGCCAAAGATTGTGAGGATGGATATCTACAGCTTGTACCTGAAAATTCAGAATTTCGAAATTATGTAGCAGCTCGATTTGCGCTCGATCTACTGACATATTTTCCGGGTAAATTCACCTCAAAAATTCAATGCCCAGTGCTATTTTGTGTGTGTGAAACAGATAGCGTTGCTCCAGCAAAAACCACCTTAAAACATGCTCAAAAAACACCACAAAAAGAAATCAAAATCTATTCAGAAGGTCATTTTGATATTTATGTGAATCAAGGCTTTGAAAAAGTCATTCACGATCAAATTGATTTTCTTAACCGGACTGTTTCAGCAAATTAA
- a CDS encoding thioesterase family protein: MYMPTLADIFDGLTIETTYTPPKHWLQGRTAYGGFSAALALQIALKEFPEGLPPLKSAQIAFIGPVTENVTFHAEILRQGKSATQIAVDARVHDALVLRTAFIFAAPRKSTIQHNHIKMPQVDRPEAYLPPPEEMFVPDFFDNFSVRFVSQSTPVSNSETPELLAWVRLNDTTDISPEVTLLIIGDCLPPASMACFKTPAPISSMNWSVDFAQSAKHSEWYLLKSFSLISDQGYSYQMMHVWNEKGELVLSGTQTVAIFA, encoded by the coding sequence ATGTACATGCCGACATTAGCTGATATATTTGACGGTCTCACCATCGAAACAACGTATACACCGCCAAAACATTGGTTACAGGGAAGAACTGCCTATGGTGGTTTTTCAGCAGCATTGGCTTTGCAGATTGCATTAAAGGAATTTCCAGAGGGGCTTCCTCCACTAAAAAGTGCGCAAATTGCGTTTATTGGCCCGGTCACTGAAAATGTGACATTTCATGCTGAAATTTTACGTCAAGGAAAGTCCGCGACACAGATTGCTGTTGATGCGCGTGTTCATGATGCACTCGTGCTCAGAACAGCTTTTATTTTTGCTGCGCCCAGAAAAAGTACAATTCAGCACAATCATATTAAAATGCCACAGGTAGACCGTCCTGAGGCATATTTACCTCCACCTGAGGAAATGTTTGTTCCAGATTTTTTCGATAATTTTAGTGTTCGGTTTGTCAGTCAATCTACTCCGGTATCTAACTCTGAAACGCCAGAATTACTGGCTTGGGTACGCTTAAATGATACAACGGATATATCACCAGAAGTTACATTATTAATTATTGGAGACTGTCTACCGCCAGCATCTATGGCATGTTTTAAAACACCTGCACCTATTAGCTCTATGAATTGGTCGGTTGATTTCGCACAATCTGCTAAACATAGCGAATGGTATCTTTTGAAGTCATTTAGCTTGATTTCTGATCAAGGATATTCTTATCAAATGATGCATGTGTGGAATGAAAAAGGGGAGTTGGTTTTATCTGGAACTCAAACTGTTGCCATTTTTGCTTGA
- a CDS encoding AraC family transcriptional regulator, translating to MSKPIYRKMIPETYVHVLYDYLEAKKIIPDEILKYPRPQPLTNALKGISIELWEQLLSRAAIALADPMLGLHLGQKITPRHLGVLGYVLLACDNLASALEKLEKYQRLIFDVIPMITREGPDWVELVWDTTLYKPDLLVDETGITVIMQFCRSSVQKNITPIFVQFMHDCPDDLMQYEQYFGCPVLFNQSETVIRISKETLELPIKTLDPSLLTIIEQHANQLLEQLPKEEPIIEAVRKAIAHQLPHGEPTIELIAEKLCRSPRTLQRKLQNANTNFRNELNIVRQELADSYLKNTDIQIADIALMLGYSEHSAFTRAYKAMTGVSPQQSRDQVY from the coding sequence ATGAGCAAACCAATCTATAGAAAAATGATTCCTGAAACATACGTGCATGTACTCTATGACTATCTTGAAGCAAAAAAAATAATCCCAGACGAAATCTTAAAATATCCTCGCCCACAACCTCTTACAAACGCTTTAAAAGGTATTTCTATTGAATTATGGGAACAATTACTTTCACGTGCTGCAATCGCCCTAGCTGATCCAATGTTAGGTTTACATCTTGGACAAAAGATTACTCCAAGGCATCTTGGCGTTTTGGGCTATGTATTATTAGCTTGCGACAATCTTGCTTCGGCTTTAGAAAAACTGGAAAAATATCAAAGGTTAATATTCGATGTGATTCCAATGATTACACGAGAAGGTCCAGATTGGGTGGAATTAGTTTGGGACACCACCTTATACAAACCAGATTTATTGGTTGATGAAACAGGTATTACTGTCATTATGCAGTTCTGTAGAAGTTCCGTTCAGAAAAATATTACACCTATATTTGTACAATTTATGCATGATTGTCCTGATGATTTGATGCAGTACGAGCAATATTTTGGTTGTCCAGTTTTATTTAATCAATCTGAAACTGTGATACGAATTAGTAAAGAAACTCTAGAACTCCCAATAAAGACCTTAGACCCAAGTCTATTAACAATTATAGAACAGCATGCAAACCAGCTATTGGAGCAATTGCCCAAGGAAGAACCAATAATTGAGGCAGTGCGTAAAGCTATCGCACATCAATTACCACATGGTGAACCAACAATAGAACTTATTGCAGAAAAACTTTGTCGTTCACCTCGTACACTTCAACGAAAGCTTCAAAATGCCAATACAAATTTTCGCAATGAACTTAATATAGTCCGCCAAGAACTGGCAGACTCATATTTAAAAAATACAGATATACAAATTGCTGATATTGCATTAATGCTTGGATATTCTGAACATAGTGCTTTTACTCGGGCATATAAAGCCATGACAGGTGTTTCACCGCAACAAAGCAGAGATCAAGTTTATTAA
- a CDS encoding copper resistance system multicopper oxidase, which yields MSIKFNQGLLAGICLVTSSWTFSAVKEYHLYIDEAMVNLTGKAVKRITVNGQFPAPRLEFEEGDEAVIHVHNQLKNQDSSIHWHGLLLPGIMDGVPGFNGFNGIRPQSHFTYKFKVRQNGTYWYHAHSKGQEQDGLYGAFIIYPKGQTPLVKHEQTQRDYVVMLSDFHESSSEEIQKNLKISAEYYQNQRETLQDVWKQIKRDGLSATWSDRKMWNQMRMLKTDLSDVTGYTFLINGKTPQQNWTGMFKPNEKIRLRFINASAMSFYDVSIPDLKMTVVSADGQPVQPVSVDEFRLGTAETYDVIVQPKKNHYQIEAESIDRSGYAIGTLHNELNPVTHAIHMPAPRPRSLLTMEDMGHSGSDHTGMDHSKMNHGDMQSIEHSKINHAAHTDHADMDHSQHGTVKPQKNDQVVYGWSNSSTPDGNKALQYSDLKALEPQKDTRDASSELVVRLGGTMERYIWTINGKKFSDAEPLKVKYGERIRIKFINDSMMAHPMHLHGMFMQLENGQDAVDMPNKHTVIVPPGKTVTALLTADELGEWAIHCHLLYHMSAGMMNKLIVANVSNEQVSTTPIQGINSTQANPVAEEKGTEHAHH from the coding sequence ATGTCTATAAAATTTAATCAAGGTCTGCTTGCAGGTATCTGCCTTGTAACATCATCATGGACGTTTTCTGCTGTAAAGGAATATCACCTTTATATTGATGAAGCGATGGTGAATCTTACAGGTAAAGCAGTAAAACGAATCACGGTCAATGGGCAATTTCCCGCTCCACGATTGGAGTTTGAAGAAGGCGATGAGGCTGTTATTCATGTACATAATCAGCTCAAAAATCAAGATTCATCTATTCATTGGCATGGACTGTTACTCCCCGGCATAATGGATGGCGTACCCGGATTTAATGGCTTCAATGGTATCCGTCCTCAAAGCCATTTCACCTATAAATTTAAAGTCCGCCAAAATGGCACCTATTGGTATCACGCCCATTCAAAAGGACAAGAACAAGATGGCTTGTATGGTGCATTTATCATCTATCCCAAAGGTCAAACACCTTTAGTCAAGCATGAGCAAACCCAGCGTGATTATGTGGTTATGCTGTCTGATTTTCATGAAAGCTCAAGTGAAGAGATTCAAAAAAATCTAAAAATATCGGCTGAATACTATCAAAATCAACGTGAAACTTTGCAGGATGTTTGGAAGCAAATCAAACGTGATGGATTAAGTGCAACATGGTCTGACCGTAAAATGTGGAATCAGATGCGTATGCTGAAAACCGATCTATCCGATGTTACAGGCTATACCTTTCTTATAAATGGCAAAACACCACAACAGAATTGGACAGGCATGTTTAAACCGAATGAAAAAATTCGTTTACGCTTTATTAATGCCTCTGCCATGTCCTTTTATGATGTCAGTATTCCTGATTTAAAAATGACGGTGGTGAGTGCAGATGGACAACCTGTCCAGCCTGTTAGCGTCGATGAATTTCGACTCGGCACAGCCGAAACATACGATGTGATTGTGCAGCCTAAAAAAAATCACTACCAAATTGAAGCCGAATCTATAGATCGCTCAGGTTATGCGATTGGCACTCTACATAATGAGCTGAATCCTGTAACCCATGCTATTCATATGCCTGCGCCACGTCCACGCTCGCTTTTGACGATGGAAGATATGGGGCATAGTGGCAGTGATCATACAGGCATGGATCATTCAAAGATGAACCATGGTGATATGCAAAGCATTGAGCATTCGAAAATAAATCATGCTGCTCATACTGATCATGCAGATATGGATCATTCACAGCATGGCACAGTGAAACCACAAAAAAATGATCAAGTGGTTTATGGTTGGTCAAATTCCTCTACACCTGATGGAAATAAAGCCTTGCAATATAGTGACTTAAAGGCTTTAGAACCGCAAAAAGATACACGTGATGCAAGCAGTGAATTGGTGGTGCGCTTAGGCGGAACCATGGAGCGCTATATTTGGACGATTAATGGTAAAAAATTTAGTGATGCTGAACCGCTGAAAGTGAAATATGGCGAGCGCATCCGTATCAAATTTATCAATGACAGCATGATGGCACACCCGATGCATTTACATGGCATGTTTATGCAATTGGAAAATGGTCAAGATGCGGTTGATATGCCCAATAAACATACTGTGATTGTTCCTCCTGGAAAGACTGTCACCGCCCTACTCACCGCAGACGAGCTGGGTGAATGGGCAATCCACTGTCATCTGCTTTATCACATGAGTGCAGGCATGATGAACAAGTTAATCGTAGCAAATGTCAGCAATGAGCAAGTCTCTACGACGCCAATCCAAGGAATAAATTCGACTCAAGCAAACCCAGTTGCTGAAGAAAAAGGAACTGAACATGCACATCATTAA
- a CDS encoding SDR family NAD(P)-dependent oxidoreductase, with translation MAKYDLDGLVILITGSTGGLGSALATAFAAKGAKLALLDINLEAADKQATSLGGYTIAKAWQADVCSMESLQNAINSAAVHFGRIDVVIANAGITCFEPIESASPERFDRVMDINLNGVWRTFKAGLPYVQKQQGYLLAISSLAAFFHSPLQSSYCASKAGVWALSNSIRMELKHLNVGVGSVHPTFFHTPLMDQTFDDPAGLKLWGGNQTGLWKMVALEEVVNAIVDAVENRREFVVVPKKNGFVARTPGLFRGFIERVGFKNEDVIEAIRLAALKK, from the coding sequence ATGGCAAAATATGACTTAGATGGATTGGTAATTTTAATTACTGGCTCTACAGGTGGTTTAGGTTCAGCTTTGGCAACTGCTTTTGCAGCGAAAGGAGCTAAGTTGGCCTTATTGGATATTAATTTAGAAGCAGCAGACAAACAGGCTACATCACTTGGCGGATATACCATTGCCAAGGCATGGCAAGCCGATGTTTGTTCAATGGAAAGTCTTCAGAATGCTATTAATAGCGCTGCAGTACATTTTGGCCGGATTGATGTAGTGATTGCCAATGCTGGTATTACCTGTTTTGAACCAATTGAAAGTGCAAGTCCAGAACGGTTTGATCGAGTGATGGACATTAATTTAAATGGTGTATGGCGAACATTTAAAGCAGGTTTGCCTTACGTGCAAAAGCAGCAAGGTTATTTACTCGCAATCTCTTCATTGGCTGCCTTTTTCCATTCACCGTTACAGTCATCTTATTGTGCAAGCAAAGCTGGTGTTTGGGCTTTAAGCAACAGTATTCGTATGGAGCTTAAACATCTTAATGTCGGAGTTGGCAGTGTCCATCCTACTTTCTTTCATACGCCGTTGATGGATCAAACTTTTGATGATCCGGCCGGTCTGAAACTTTGGGGCGGTAACCAAACAGGCTTATGGAAAATGGTTGCACTTGAAGAAGTGGTCAATGCAATTGTTGATGCTGTAGAAAATCGCCGTGAATTTGTCGTAGTTCCGAAGAAAAATGGATTTGTTGCTCGTACACCTGGGCTTTTCCGTGGATTTATAGAACGAGTTGGGTTTAAAAACGAGGACGTCATTGAAGCGATTCGGCTTGCAGCATTAAAAAAATGA
- a CDS encoding nuclease-related domain-containing protein: MTIHAYYGDVSHLKNEQKMFEDLLTQLKLHWGNSEDWIYLFYNTMWSGQEIDVIAFTKEAIVVIDLKNYSGNLVGSENGEWQINGELEVQGGSQINPFVQIRKNRFAVLEWFKSAELFTDQNLGFISGCIILNELSSTQMDLSHSVRKWFYVTDIANSVDTLSRLHTKGISLASDDILYLVNKLKLKEYSWDQGVAPRERNLIQSDDRDSPSNNSRDQSSAPIKYTLHDQMEKKFKGVLAPYLFFYGTVIICLAIAFHIANGMKGEGVGYLFSLIFGR; this comes from the coding sequence ATGACTATTCATGCGTATTATGGTGATGTTAGCCACCTGAAAAATGAACAAAAAATGTTTGAAGACTTATTAACCCAATTGAAGCTTCATTGGGGTAATAGTGAAGATTGGATTTATTTGTTCTATAACACAATGTGGTCAGGTCAGGAAATTGATGTTATTGCTTTCACCAAGGAAGCAATTGTTGTTATTGATCTAAAAAACTATTCCGGCAATCTGGTTGGGTCGGAAAATGGGGAATGGCAGATTAATGGTGAGCTTGAGGTTCAGGGTGGTTCTCAGATTAATCCATTTGTTCAGATTCGGAAGAACAGATTTGCTGTTTTAGAGTGGTTCAAAAGTGCTGAATTGTTTACCGACCAAAACTTAGGTTTTATTAGTGGTTGCATCATCCTGAATGAGTTATCTAGTACGCAAATGGATTTATCTCATTCGGTAAGAAAGTGGTTTTATGTTACCGATATTGCCAATTCAGTGGATACTTTGTCTAGACTCCATACCAAGGGGATTAGTCTTGCTAGTGATGATATTTTATACCTAGTAAACAAGTTAAAACTTAAAGAATATTCTTGGGATCAGGGTGTTGCTCCTAGAGAGCGCAATCTTATTCAGTCAGATGATCGTGATAGTCCAAGTAATAATAGTCGTGATCAAAGTTCCGCTCCGATCAAATACACATTACATGATCAAATGGAAAAGAAATTCAAAGGTGTTTTAGCACCGTACCTATTTTTCTATGGAACGGTCATCATCTGTTTAGCTATTGCTTTTCATATTGCTAATGGTATGAAAGGTGAAGGGGTTGGGTACTTATTTAGTTTGATCTTTGGTCGCTAA
- a CDS encoding copper resistance protein B produces MHIINLFSKTVLASSLLMMSTVSFAHNGEDHRSYEKSTTAPIESRQLNHAQMCHAQHQTKHLKKHESEFTQDGGGHHDHRKEHGAQIYAVTTMDNQWLVNDDGTGALKSEFETRIGTDENKVFVKVHADKEESHDAHYDAKILYSRMISDFWDAQLGARYRSEKVARADHLKDTEGHVDAVIGLHGMAPYFFETDAYLYLGEDSYASFSLETERDFLITQKLIMQPYLELDLIFNDGSKYAKKTGLSGVTAGIETRYEISKKVLPYINIAYEYSKGNDETSWQRQSDSTQNWIYGTGIKFKF; encoded by the coding sequence ATGCACATCATTAATCTTTTTTCTAAAACTGTTTTAGCATCGTCATTGTTGATGATGAGTACTGTGAGTTTTGCACACAATGGTGAAGATCATCGTTCTTATGAAAAATCGACAACTGCGCCTATTGAGTCGAGGCAGCTGAACCATGCTCAAATGTGCCATGCACAACATCAAACAAAGCATCTAAAAAAGCATGAGAGCGAGTTTACTCAGGATGGTGGTGGGCATCATGATCATCGAAAAGAGCATGGTGCACAGATTTATGCTGTCACCACTATGGATAATCAATGGTTGGTCAATGATGATGGGACAGGTGCATTAAAGTCAGAGTTTGAGACTCGTATTGGCACAGATGAAAATAAAGTGTTTGTTAAAGTTCATGCAGATAAAGAAGAGTCACATGATGCACATTATGATGCCAAAATTTTATATAGCCGTATGATTTCAGACTTTTGGGATGCACAGCTTGGTGCACGCTATCGCAGTGAAAAAGTTGCACGAGCTGATCATCTTAAAGATACCGAAGGGCATGTCGATGCAGTGATTGGCTTACATGGTATGGCACCATACTTCTTTGAAACTGATGCTTATCTGTATTTAGGTGAAGATAGCTACGCAAGTTTTAGCCTAGAAACTGAACGTGATTTTCTGATTACACAAAAACTGATTATGCAGCCGTATTTAGAATTGGATTTGATTTTTAATGATGGCTCTAAATATGCGAAAAAAACAGGTTTAAGTGGTGTGACTGCAGGAATTGAAACCCGTTATGAAATCAGTAAAAAAGTCTTACCTTATATCAACATTGCTTACGAATACTCAAAAGGCAATGATGAAACATCTTGGCAAAGACAATCCGACTCCACTCAAAACTGGATCTATGGCACAGGGATTAAGTTTAAATTTTAA